The genome window GGGGTGATGACGCTCGCGGGCAGTGATCTCGGCGCCGCCGATCAATCGGCGGTGGTGGCGGCGCTCAGCCGGATCCGCGGCGTGCGCCGGGTCATCGTGCTGACCGCGCCGGCGTCGATGACGGCGACGACGGCGGCGGCCGGCCCCGCCACGACACCACCCGCCTCCGCGCCGGCCCCCGCGCTCAGCACCGGCCAGGCCATTCCCCCGCTGGAGGGCACGCCGACGTTCGAGATCCTGCCGGCCGGCCTCCTCTTCCGACCCCTGATCGCCGATCCGCGCTGGCCCGCCTTCGGCACAGTCGGGCGCCACTACTTCAACGACTCCAAGTTCGAGTCCATCGCCGCGGTGGAGCTCGGCGACATGATGCCGCTGGTGCGCGGACGGATCGGCGAGACCTGGCAGTGGGAGGCCGGCGTCCACGCGGGGCTGTGGGCGCTCTTCGACATGGACTCCGAGTCCGCCAACCTGACCAGCCTCGACTACATCGTGGGCGGATTCGGCTCCGTCCGTCAGGGGCCCTGGTCGGCGATCGCGCGGGTGTTCCACCGCAGCACGCACCTCGGCGACGAAGAGATCATTCACCACCACACGAACCGCATCAACTTCAGCTACGAGGGCATGGATGCCCGGATCTCCTACGAGCCCTGGGACTGGATGCGTCTCTACGGCGGCGGCGGCTACATCTTACGCGTCGAGCCCACGAACTACGCGCCGTGGAAAGTGCAGAGCGGCCTCGAGCTGCGGAGCCGGTGGACGATGCCCGGACGCCTGCGCCCGATCTTCGGCGCGGACTTTCAGTTCCTCGAGGAGCACGACTGGCAGCCTCAGATCTCGCTCCGCGGCGGGCTCGAGCTCGAGAGCCTCGCCGTGCTGGGCCGGAAGGTGCAGCTCCTGATCGAGTACTTCAACGGCAACTCGGTGGACGGCCAGTTCTACACGCGCGAGGTGGAGTACCTCGGTCTGGGCGTCCGCTTCAAGTTCTGACCCGCATCGCCCGCCGATCAGCGAAAGCGCGGCATGACTTCTCGGGCAAACAGCTCCATGGACCGGCGGACCTTGTCCTGGGCGAGGCCGCCGAAGTTCATCCAGCACATGACCTGCCCCACCCCCAGGTCGCGCATCGTCTCGATGTGCCGCGCCACCGTGTCGGGCGAGCCGAAGGCCAGGGTTTCCCGCACTAGCCCCTCCCAGGTGACCTTGGCCAGCCGCTCCGCCATGGCGCGGAAACCGGGCTGTAGCGTCGGATGCGCGTCGTCGATCCGATCCGGGACGACGAACCTTCGGAAGGATTCCTGGTACCAGAGCTCGGCTTCCTTGGTGTCCGCGAGCGCGCGCGCGTCGGTGTCGGCCACGTAGATCTGGCGCGACACGCCCCAGCGACGCAGGAGCGCGGCGATCTCCTCACCGCTCCGCCCGGCCTTCCGGAGCGTCTCGACGTAGGTGTCGCGGTTCCCGACGAGCTGGTCGACCGGTCCGAAGAGGACGGAGTTGAGCATGGGCCAGCCACGGAGCGCAGTGTTCTCGATCCCGTCCTTGGACACGCACACTTGGTAGAGGGGCGGGTGGGGTCGCTGCACCGGCTTCGGGATCACGGAGAGCTCCGGCACCTGAAAGAAGCGCCCGTCGTAGGCGAAGCGCTCCTCGGTCCACGCGCGCACCATGATCTCCACCGCTTCGTCGAAGCGGTCGCGGCTCTGCTCCTGGGGTACGCGGTAGCCGCGGAACTCGGCGGGCCGATTGCCGCGTCCGACCCCCACGTCGAGCCGTCCGCTCGAGATGATGTCGACCAGGGCCATCTGCTCGGCGAGGCGCAGGGGGTGGTGGAAGGGCAGGATGGCGGCGGCGAGCCCGATGCGGATGCGGCGCGTGCGCGAGGCCGCCGCTGCGGCCAGCGAGGCGGGATCCACCGAGAGCCCGTACTCGATGAAGTGGTGCTCGGTGAGCCAGGCCTCGTCGAAGCCGAGCTCCTCCGTCCACTCGATCTGCTCGAGCTCGCGGCGGATGATGTCCGCGTGCCGGTGACCCGGCGGGGCCTGGAAGAAGAAGAAGGTGCCGAAGCGCATGCGACCTCCTTGTATCTCTCAGAACGTGCCCGGCGCTAAGCTGAGCCGGGTGAAGGTGGGCGGGAGCCCGTGGCCTCCTGGGTCCCGCAAGACCGTAACTGAGCTCGGTGCCCCGCCCACTGTTCCATCATCGAACCCGAACAGTCGCCTGGGCCGCACGGTGAGCCCGTATGCGCAAGGACGGGTCATGGAACCAATCTTCATCGGCATCGACGTCGCCAAAGACCGCCTCGACATCAACATCCAACCTTCCGGCGAAGCCTTCACCGTCACCCGCGATGAGGCCGGCCTAGCCGAACTCACGCACCGGGCGGCCGCGCTCGGCCCCGTCGTGATCGCCCTGGAAGCCACGGGCGGGTACGAAGTCGTGGTGGCCGCCACGCTCGCCGCCGCCGCGCTGCCGGTGGTCGTCGTCAATCCACGCCAGATTCGCGAGTTTGCGCGGTCCACCGGCCGCCTGGCCAAAACGGATGCGCTCGATGCGCGGGCGATCGCGACCTTCGCAGCGGCGGTCCGCCCGGTCGTGCGGCCGGTTCCGGATGCCCAGACGCGCTTGCTCGGGCAGCTGGTGGCGCGGCGCCGCCAGCTGGTAGAGATGTTGGGCGCGGAGCAGAACCGCCGGCGGTTGATCGAGCCCGCCCTCAAGCGCCGGCTCGACGCCCACATCCGCTGGCTCGAGCGCGCGCTGCACGAGCTGGACGGCGATATCGACACGACCATTCGCTCCTCCCCGCTGTGGCGCGCCACCGAGGGCCTCTTGCGTTCCGTCCCCGGCATCGGCCCCATCACCGCGTCCACGCTCATCGCCGATCTGCCCGAGCTCGGCCACCTCGATCGCCGGAAGATCGCCGCCCTCGTCGGGGTCGCCCCCATCAATCGCGACAGCGGCACGCTCCGCGGCCGGCGCATGATCGCCGGCGGCCGCGCCGCGGTGCGCCACGTCTTGTACATGGCCACGCTCGCCGCCCTTCGCCACAATCCCGTCATTGCCGCCTTTTATCAGCGGTTCGTCGCCGCCGGCCGGCCCGGCAAGCTCGCGGTGACGGCCGCGATGCGAAAGCTCCTCGTCATGCTCAACGCCATCCTCCGCGACAGACGCCCATGGCAACCCGCTTGACTCCCGAGACAGTCGCTCAGGTCACCCCAAGATAGCGTGATTTGACCGCCTCATCGGCGGCCAGCGCGTCCGGCCGCGCGGAGTGCACGATCTGCCCCCGGCTCAGGATGTGGACGCGGTCCACCACCGACAGCGCGAGCGGCAGGTTCTGCTCGACCAGGAGAATCGAGAGACCCGCCCGGCGCAGCTCGCCGAGCACACGGCCCACCTCTCTCACCAGCAGGGGCGCGAGGCCTTCGGTGGGCTCGTCGAGAAGGAGGAGCCGGGGATCCGTCATGAGGGCCCGGCCGATCGCGAGCATCTGCTGCTCGCCCCCGGAGAGGCTGCTCGCGCGGCTACGCGCGCGCTCGGCGAGCCGCGGGAACAGGGCCTCCACGCGCTCGAGGGTCCAGCGGCCGCCCGCGCGCCGAGCCACGTCGAGGTTCTCTCGAACCGTCAGCGAGGCGAACACACGCCGCCCTTGCGGCACGAGGGCGAGCCCGGCCGCCACCATCCGGTACGGCGGCCAGCGCGTGATGTCGTCCCCGCGGAGGCGCACGACTCCCCGACGCGGCGGCGTGAAGCCGATGATCGAGCGGATCAGGGTGGTCTTGCCCATGCCGTTGCGTCCCAGGATGCCGAGCGCCTCGCCCTCGCCGACCCGCAGCGAGATGCCCTGGAGCACGTGGCTCACCCCGTAGTAGGTGTGCACGTCCTCCACCTCCAGCACGGAAGCGGTCTCAGACACCGAGGTAGATCTCGCGTACCTGCGGGTCGCTCCGGATCTCGTCGCGCGAGCCGTCGGCGATGACCCGCCCTTGATGGAGCACGGTGACACGGGAGGCGAGCGCGAGGGCGATGTCCATGTCGTGCTCGATCATGAGCACGGTGATGGCGGGATCGAGGCCGGCGAGGAGGTCGGCCATGAGCCGTGACTCCGCCGGCGACAGCCCCGCGGTGGGCTCGTCAAGGAGAACCAGCCGTGGTTTGCCCGCGAGGGCGAGCGCGATCTCGAGCTGACGCTGCTCGCCGTGGGAGAGATTGGCCACGACGGCCCCGTCCACCCCCATGAGTCCCACTGCGGCCAGGATGGTCCGCGCACGATCATGGAGCGCGGGGTAGCCTCCCACCGACCGTAGCATCGAGAACCGGGTGGGCGTGAGGGCCTGGACGGCGAGCAGGCAATTCTCGAGCACGGTGAGCCCGAGGAAGAGATTGGTGATCTGGAACGTGCGGGCCAGGCCCAGCGCGGCGCGACGATGGGGCGGCGCCCCGGTCACATTCGCCCCGAAGAGCTGGATCGTGCCTTCCGTGACCGGCAGCGTCCCGGCCACGAGGTTGAACAGCGTGGTCTTGCCGGCGCCATTCGGCCCGATCAGCGCGCGGCGCTCGCCCGCCCGCACGCGCAAGCTCACCCCATCCACCGCGCGGAGCCCGCCGAAGTGCTTCGCGACGCCCTCGAGCCGGAGCACGTCGTCGGCCATCGCCCTACCCGCGCGCCCGCCCGCGCAGCGCGCCCACCACGCCGCGCGGCGCGAACAGGATCACACCGATGTAGACCGCGCCGAGGATGAGCAGCCAGCGCTTGGTGTACAGGCTCACGAAGTTCTTGAGGAACACGATGACACCCGCGCCCACCACCGGGCCGGCGAGGGTGCCGGGCCCGCCGAGCGCGACCATGAGGAGCGCCTCGACGGACGTGACCAGCTGCACGTCAGTGGGCGACACGAAGCCGTTGTAGTAGGCCCAGAGCACGCCGCCTCCGCCCGCGGCCGCGCCGGAGATCACGAAGGCCAGGTACTTGTGGAGCCACACGTTGTAGCCGAGGCTCCGCATGCGCGATTCGCTCTCGCGGATGCCGCGCAGGGTGAGCCCGAAGGGCGAGGCGACGAGGAGCCCGAGGGCGCTCCACGCGAGCGCTGCCGCGGCCAGCGCGAAGTAGAAGAACGGCAGTGGGCTCGCGAAGAGCTCGGGGCGCGGCACGCCGGAGATCCCGTTGTCGCCCTTGGTGAGCGACACCCAGCGGAAGGCCAGGCCCCAGACGACCATGCCGAGGGCGAGCGTGATCATCAGGAAGTAGGTGCCGGCGGCGCGAATCGCCACCAGCCCGAACACGGCGGCGGTGGCGGCGGCGAGCAGGATGCCGGCCACGGCGCAGCCGGCCAGCCCCACGCCGCGCTCGGTCGCGAGCAGCGCCACCGCGTAGGCTCCCACGCCCCAGTACGCGGCGTGGCCGAGCGACGGCAGGCCGGTGTAGCCGAGCAACACGTCCAGGCTCATGGCGAGAATGGCGACGACGAGGGCCTGGGTGACGAGCGTCAAGGGATAGGGCGGCAGCAGAGGCCCGGCGAGGGCGAGGAGCACGACGGCGCCGAGGGCCAGGAGTGCCCGGCGGCGGATCACGCGCGGCCGAAGAGCCCGGTGGGCCGGACAGCGAGGATGAGGGCCATCGGCGCGAACAGGGTGAAATAGGACAGCTCGGGGAATAGCGCCTTGCCGAAGTTGTCGAGCAGCCCCACGAGGACGCTGCCCACGATGGCGCCGGGCAGGCTCCCGAGGCCCCCCACGATCACCACCACGAACGCGTAGGGCAGCACCTCGAAGTCGGTGCCGGGATAGACGCCGAGGAAGCCGCCCCCCGCCACGCCGCCGAGCGCGGCGAGCGCCGCGCCCAGCGCGAACACGCCCAGCGAGGCGCGGGGCACGTTGATGCCCACGCCCTGCGCCATCTCCGCGTCGTCCACCGCCGCGCGCACGAGCGCGCCCACGCGCGTCCGGTCGAGCAGCCACCAGAGGCCGATGGCCACCGCCGCGGCGAGCCCGATCAGAAAGAGGCGGTAGCCGGAGAACACCATGCCCGACACGGTGAAGCTCCGCGCCAGCGCGGCCGGTACCGGGATCGAGTACGGATCGCCGCCCCACACGAGGAGCGCCAGATCCTGGAAGATGAGGGCGAACCCCACGGTCATGAGCACCTGCCCGAGGGTCTGCCCCTTGAGCCGGCGCAGGAAGAGCCGCTCCATGGCCATTCCGATGAGCGCGATCGCCACTGCCCCGCCCAGCAGCGCGGCGACGAAGCTCCGCGAGCGCAGCGCGACGGTGAGGCCGACATAGCCGCCCAGCATGAAGTAGGAGCCGTGGGCGAGATTGACTATTCTCATCACGCCGAATATCAGCGAGAGGCCGCTCGCGAGGAGGAAGAGGAGGGCGCCGTACGACAGGCCGTTGAACGTCTGGATGACCCAGAAGTCCGGCCGCGACATCGGTGGCTACCGCAGGCGCAGGAGGCGGGCGCCGGTGGCGCGGATGACGCGGTCCTGATCCTTCTTGCTGAGACCGACCGCGCGAGCCCCTATCGTCGCGAGGGGCCGCTCGAGCCCCATGTCGAAGCAGAAATCGGTGCCGAGCGCCACGCGGTCCGCGCCGACGGTGTTCACCAGATAGCGCAGCGCGCCGGCATCATGGCTGATGATGTCGTAGGTGAAGCGCCGGAGATACGCACTGAGCGGCTTCTTCGCCACACCCTTGTTCTCCGGCCGCACGCCCTGGCCGTGGCGCAGCCGGCCGTGGAGATACGGCAGGGCCCCGCCCGCGTGGGGCAGACACACCTCGAGCTTGGGCAAGCGGTCCAGCACTCCGCCGAACACGAGATGCGCGGCGGCGATCGCGGTGTCGAAGGGATTGCCGAGGAGATTGCTCAGGTAGTAGGGCTTGAGCCGCTCGGCCCCGATCACGTTGATCGGGTGGAGGAGCACGGGCAGGCCGAGCGAGGCGGCGCGCTGGAACACGGGGAAGAGCGCGGGATCGGACAGCTCGCGACCGGCGACGTTGGTGCCCATGTACACGCCGCGGATGCCGGGCAGCCGCGCCGCGCGCTCGAGCTCGCCCAGCGCGCGCTCGGTGTCCTGGAGCGGCAGCGCCGCGCAGCCCACGAAGCGGTCGGGATACGCGGTGTGCGCGGCGCTCGCCGCATCGTTGAAGGCGACGCACAGCCGCGTCCCCACGCCGGCGTCCGCCCAGTACACCATGGGCGCGGTCAGGGAGAGCGCCTGCACGGCCACGCCCGAGCGGTTCATCGCCTTGAGCCGGAGCCGGAGATCCCAGTAGTGCGCCTCGAGCGGCGGGGTGCGGGCGGCGCCCACGTAGAGCACGGGACCGCGCGCGCTGCTCCGGTCGACGCCGGCGCCGAAGGAGGCACCGGATTGCTCCATCACCCGGATGAACGCCTCGGGAAAGAAGTGGGCATGGACGTCGACGCCGAGCGGCCTGGCCACGAGCGGGGATTCTACTATCAACCGCGGGGCGGTGGTAGTCTCGGGCCGTGCGACTCCCCCGCGAGCGCTTCGACTACTCCCCCATGGCCGGGCGGCCCCGGTGGTCCCTGCCCAGGGGCGCGCGCATCGCCGTCTGGACGATCGTCAACGTGGAGGAATGGGACATCGAGCGCCAGATGGCGCGCCAGGTCCTCACCGCGCCGCAGGGGGTGGCGACGGTGCCCGACGTGCCGAACTGGGCGTGGCACGACTACGGCATGCGGGTGGGCTTCTGGCGCTTCCTGGAGGCGCTCACCAAGCGGAAGATCCGCGCCACCGCCGCCATCAACGCCCACGTCGTCGAATCGTACGAGCCGGTGGCGCGGGCAATGCTGGACGCGGGCTGGGAGTTCATGGGCCACGGCGTGGTGCAGGGCGCCATGCATCTCCTGCCCGATCAGCGCGCGGCGATCCGGCAGTCGGTGGAGCTCTTGACCAAGTTCACCCGCAAGAAGCCCAAGGGCTGGCTGGGCCCCGGGCTCACCGAGACGTGGGAGACGCTCGACCATCTCGCCGCCGAGGGCATCGAGTACGTCTCCGACTGGGTGAACGACGACCAGCCCTACGAGATCCGCACCGCCGCGGGCCCGCTGGTCTCCGTGCCCTACTCGCTCGAGCTCAACGACATCCCGATGATGGTGATCCAGCACCACACGTCGGGCGAGTGGCTGCAGCGGTGCAAGGATCAGTTCGACCGGCTCTACCGCGAGGGCGCGAAGAACCCGCGGGTGATGGCGATGGCGGTGCATCCCTACATCTCGGGCGTGCCGCACCGGATGAAGTACTTCGAGGCGGTGTACGACTACATCCGGAAGAAGAAGGGCGTCTGGATGACGACGGGCGAAGAGATCTACGAGTGGTACAAGTCTCAGCGCCGGTCGGGCTGAACGCCGTTCCGCATCGCCTGCCAGATTTTGCCTGAGGTCAGCGGCATGTCGATGTTGGTGACGCCGAAGGGGCGCAGGGCGTCCACCACCGCGTTGACGATGACCGGCGGCATCACGATGCAGCCCGCCTCGCCGAGGCCCTTGACCCCGAGCGGATTGCGCGGCGAGGGCGTCACCATCTTGCCGATCACGGGCTCGGGGAAGTCGCCCAGTCGCGGCACCGCGTAGTCCATCAGCGTGCCGGTGGCGAGCTGACCCGCCTCGTCGTAGACCAGCGCCTCCAGGAGCGCCTGGCCCGCGCCCTGCGCGTAGCTGCCGTGGAGCTGGCCCTCGGCGAGCAGCGGGTTCACGATGACCCCGGCGTCGTCTACCCAGGTGCAGCGCGCGAGCGTGACCGCGCCGGTGTCGCGGTCGATCTCCACCATCGCCACGCAGGCGCCGAAGCTCCACGTCTCCGCCTCCGCCTGGAAGAACACGGTGGCCTCGAGGCCGGGCGTGTCGCCCGGGCCGGTGCGGGTGGGGCCGTGCGCGAAGGCCGCGACCTGGGCCCACGTCGCGCGGCGGGCCGGCGCGCCGACCACCTGGTAGCCGCCCGCCAGCGGCACGACGTCCTCCACGCCGGCTTCGAGGAGATGCGCGGCGATGCGCCGGCCCTTCTCGCGCACCTCCTCGGCGGCGCGGTAGGCGGCGCTTCCGCCCAGCGCAGTGGAGCGGCTGCCGAACGTGCCGAAGCCCTGGGGCGCGCCGCCGGTGTCGCCGTGGCGCACCGTCACGTCCTCCGGCCTGACGCCGAGGGCGTCCGCGACGATCTGCGCCCAGGTGGTCTCGTGCCCCTGCCCGTGCGCGCTCGAGCCGGTGACGAGCGTGACCGTGCCCGTCCGCTCTACGCGCACGCTGCCGCTCTCCCAGCCGGCGGCCGCGGGCTCCACGTAGACCACCACACCCACCCCCGTCACTGCGCCGCGGGCCCGAGCGGCGCGCTGTCGTTCCCGCTCCTTCGCGTAGCCCGAGAGCTCGAGGCACCGGTCGAGCGCCTCGGCGTAGCGGCCGGAGTCGTAGACCACCGCGGTCGAGGTCTTGTAGGGGAACGCGGTGGCGGGCACGAGGTTCTTGCGACGGATGTCCACGGGATCGAGCCCGGCGGCGTGCGCGGCCTCGTCCATGAGCCGCTCGATCATGAACGTCCCCTCGGGACGTCCGGCGCCGCGATAGGCGCCGGTGGGCGAGGTCGTGGTGACGGCGCCCGCGATCTCGATGTCCACCGCGGGGATCGCGTAGGGACCCGGCATCGTGCGGCCGGAGTTCCACGCGGGGCCCGCGCCGCTCACCGCGAAGCGTCCGCCCAGCGGGAATACCACGCGCGCGCGGAGCCCGCGGATGCGGCCGTCCGCGTCCACCGCGAGCGCGCCCTCCGCCTCGGCGCCGCGGCCGTGATTGGTGGTGAGCACGTCCTCGCCGCGCGTGGCGACCCACTTCACGGGCCGGCGGAGCTGTAGCGCGAGCCACGCGACCAGCGCGTCCTCGCGGTACGGCGAACCCTTGACGCCGAAGCCCCCGCCCACCTCGGGGGCGATCACGCGGATGCGCGACTCCGGATACCCCGTCACCGCCGCGATCTCCGCCCGCACGCGGAACGGTGACTGCGTCGAGGTCCAGATCCGGAGCTCGTCGGCGGCGGGATCGAGCCAGGCCAGCGTCGCCCGCGGCTCCATGCAGATGGCGGCCACGCGCGGCTGGCGCATGCGGACCCGGCCCGCGTGAGGCGCGCCCGCGAAGGCCGCATCCGGATCACCGGCGCGCCAGCGATGCGTGAAGGAAAGATTGCCGGGCAGCGCGGCGTGCACCGCCGGGGCGCCGGCGGCCAGCGCCGCCTCCGGATCGGGCAAGGGGCCGAGCGGCTCGTAGTCCACCTCGACGAGCTCGACGGCATCGCGCGCCCGATAGGCCGAGTCCGCCACCGCGGCGGCCACCGCATCGCCAACCGCGACCACGGTGCCCTCGGCGAGCAAGGGGTGCGGCGGCACCTTCATGCCCGGCACCACGCGATTGGAGGGCATGTGCCCGAGGTCGCGCACGTCGGCCCCGGTGATCACCGACACCGCACCGGCGGCGGCGCGTGCGCGGGAGGCGTCGAGGGCGCGGATGCGGGCATGCGCGTGCGGGCTCCGCAGAAGCGCCACGTGCAGGAGCCCGGGGAGCACGAGGTCGTCGGTGTAGCGCCCCACGCCCATGAGGAGGGCGCGGTCCTCGCGCCGCCGCATGCCGCGGCCGATGTAGGGCGCGTCCGCGCCGTCCTTACCCTTGTCGCCGCTCACCGAGGCCACCGCGGCATGCTAGCATGACGGGCATGGCACCCCGGGCGAAGGTGATTCCCCTCCCGTTCGTGAAGGCGTCCGCGCCGCCGACCGAATCCCGCGATCTCGTCGAGGTGCGCTGCTGCTTCGATCAGGCGGAGGCTCTCGTGGTGCGGAGCGTGCTGGACAGCGAGGGTATCTCGTCCGTGCTGCGTGGCCACCTGGTGTCCTCGGTGCATCCGTTCAGCGTGGGCGCCCAGGGTATGGTGCGGGTGCTCGTGCACGAGTTCGACGCCCTGCGCGCCCGTGCCGTCCTCTCGCGCCGGCGGTAACCGCCTCAGAGCGTCAGGCGGAAGAGCCGCGCCGCGTTCTCCGTCGTGGCCTCGCCCAGCGCCTCCACGTCCACGCCCCGGAGCGCCGCCACGTGCGCGGCGGTGAGGGCCACGTAGGCGGGCTCGTTGCGCTTGCCGCGGTGCGGCGTCGGCGTGAGGTAGGGGCAATCGGTCTCGACGACCAACCGGTCCGCGGGCACGAAGCGGGCGACGTCGGGCAAGGCGCGCGCGTTCTTGTAGGTCACGGGCCCGGCGAGCGAGATCATCAGTCCCAGGTCCAGACAGCGGCGGGCCACCGGGATGTCCGCCGAGAAGCAGTGCATGACCCCGCCGATCTCGCCCACGCGCGCCTCGTCCAGGATGGCCAGCGCCTCAGCGTGGGCGTCGCGGCAGTGGATGATGACGGGCTTACCGACGGCGCGCGCCATGTCGAGCTGGCGCCGGAACACGTGCGCCTGTACGTCGCGCGGCGAGAGGTCGCGGAAGAAGTCCAAGCCCATCTCGCCGAGGCCGACGACCCGCGGCGAGCGGGCGAGCCGCTTCATCTCCGCGAAATCCTCCTCGGTCGCCTCGCCGGCGTCGTGCGGATGGATGCCCACCGAGGCCCAGACGTCGGGGATGCGCTCGGCCATCGCCACGGTGGCCCTATTGGAATCACGATCAGTTCCGATCGTGACCATGCCGCGCAGGCCCGTGGCGCGGGCGCGCTCGAGCACCGCGTCGAGATCATCGGTGAAGTCCGGGAAGTGCAGATGCGCGTGGGTGTCGAAGAGCATGGGAGAAATCATAGCCGATCGGCGCGGAAGGCCGGCCACACCGCACCCGCGTCGGGCGGGCCGCCCCAGCGCGCGCGCAGCGCGCGCTCCAGCGCGAGGGTGGTCGCCGCGATCATCGGCACGACCGTATCGCGGGACGCCGCCTCGGCGAGCGCGTGGA of Candidatus Methylomirabilota bacterium contains these proteins:
- a CDS encoding TatD family hydrolase is translated as MLFDTHAHLHFPDFTDDLDAVLERARATGLRGMVTIGTDRDSNRATVAMAERIPDVWASVGIHPHDAGEATEEDFAEMKRLARSPRVVGLGEMGLDFFRDLSPRDVQAHVFRRQLDMARAVGKPVIIHCRDAHAEALAILDEARVGEIGGVMHCFSADIPVARRCLDLGLMISLAGPVTYKNARALPDVARFVPADRLVVETDCPYLTPTPHRGKRNEPAYVALTAAHVAALRGVDVEALGEATTENAARLFRLTL
- a CDS encoding xanthine dehydrogenase family protein molybdopterin-binding subunit — translated: MASVSGDKGKDGADAPYIGRGMRRREDRALLMGVGRYTDDLVLPGLLHVALLRSPHAHARIRALDASRARAAAGAVSVITGADVRDLGHMPSNRVVPGMKVPPHPLLAEGTVVAVGDAVAAAVADSAYRARDAVELVEVDYEPLGPLPDPEAALAAGAPAVHAALPGNLSFTHRWRAGDPDAAFAGAPHAGRVRMRQPRVAAICMEPRATLAWLDPAADELRIWTSTQSPFRVRAEIAAVTGYPESRIRVIAPEVGGGFGVKGSPYREDALVAWLALQLRRPVKWVATRGEDVLTTNHGRGAEAEGALAVDADGRIRGLRARVVFPLGGRFAVSGAGPAWNSGRTMPGPYAIPAVDIEIAGAVTTTSPTGAYRGAGRPEGTFMIERLMDEAAHAAGLDPVDIRRKNLVPATAFPYKTSTAVVYDSGRYAEALDRCLELSGYAKERERQRAARARGAVTGVGVVVYVEPAAAGWESGSVRVERTGTVTLVTGSSAHGQGHETTWAQIVADALGVRPEDVTVRHGDTGGAPQGFGTFGSRSTALGGSAAYRAAEEVREKGRRIAAHLLEAGVEDVVPLAGGYQVVGAPARRATWAQVAAFAHGPTRTGPGDTPGLEATVFFQAEAETWSFGACVAMVEIDRDTGAVTLARCTWVDDAGVIVNPLLAEGQLHGSYAQGAGQALLEALVYDEAGQLATGTLMDYAVPRLGDFPEPVIGKMVTPSPRNPLGVKGLGEAGCIVMPPVIVNAVVDALRPFGVTNIDMPLTSGKIWQAMRNGVQPDRR
- a CDS encoding DUF2007 domain-containing protein, translated to MAPRAKVIPLPFVKASAPPTESRDLVEVRCCFDQAEALVVRSVLDSEGISSVLRGHLVSSVHPFSVGAQGMVRVLVHEFDALRARAVLSRRR